From the genome of Streptomyces sp. V2I9:
GACGGCGCCGATGGGCACGTTGATCAGGAGGACCCAGCGCCAGGAGAGAGCGTCGGTGAGGGCTCCGCCGATGAGTCCTCCGGCCGCGCCGCCGCCCGCCCCGACCGCCATCCAGGTGCCGATCGCCCTGGTCCGCGCCGGGCCCTCGGGTACGGCCGCGGTGAGGATGGTGAGGGTGGCGGGGGCGAGCACGGCGGCCCCGAGGCCCTGGGCGGCGCGGGCGGCGAGGAGCTGCCGGCCCTCCTGCGCGAGGCCGCCCGCGAGGGACGCCGCGGTGAAGAGGCCGAGCCCGACGAGGAACATCAGCTTGCGCCCGTAGATGTCTGCGGCCCGCCCGCCCAGGAGCATGAACCCGGCGAACGCGATCGAGTAGGCGTTGACGACCCACTGGAGGCCCGCCGCGCTCAGCCCCAGGTCGGCGCGCATGGAGGGCAACGCGACGTTGACGACGGAGACATCGAGGACCACGAGGAACTGGCCGGTGCAGGCGGCGAGCACCACGGCCCAGGTGCCGGGGCGTATGCGGGAGGGGGCGGGCGCGGCGGAGACAGGCGTGGAGACATCGGGCATGGGGGCCATGCTCCCGGGCGGCGTGCGGCGCGTACATCGGGTGTCGGAGGAGGGCCGATACGCCGCCGGGCATCGACGGAGGGGAGATACGCCGACGGGCGTCGACGGAGGGGAGATACGCCGACGGGCGTCGCAGGAACGCCGGACCCGTCCGGTACATCGGGCACCGGGCGAGGTGCCGCCGCGTGTCGGTAGCGGCCTTTGACAGGCCGTCAGCCGCTCCGGACACGGCCCGCACAGCGGTGACGGGCCGCTCAGGGGGCCGCTCCGGACGCCGGACAGCGGCCGTCGGGGTATCGGGATGTCGGCCGTCGGGAGCGGCCCGCGGACTTCGGTCGTCGGCGTGGCACGCCGTCCATACCCCCGCATACGCCACCATAGTGGTGCGTTATGAGTACGGAGAACGCCCACGTGCCCCCGGACCAGTCACCCTCCGGCCCCACGAACGCCGCTGCCGACGCGGCCGCAGGGACGGACTCCTCGCCGGACCGGGTGGTGGTGTCACTCGGGGCATTGGGCGTCATCGGCGTCGTGCTGTGGGCCGCTTTCGGGAAGCACTCCTTCGAAAGCGCCTCGAACGCGGCCCTCCCCTGGGTGCTCGACAATTTCGCGTGGCTCTTCGTCATCGCCGCCGACGTGTTCCTGGTGCTGTGCCTGGTGATCGCCTTCAGCCGCTTCGGCCGCATCCGGCTCAGCAGGGACGACTCTCCCCCGGAGTTCTCCGACTTCTCGTGGATCGCGATGATGTTCAGCGCCGGCATGGGCATCGGGCTGATCTTCTACGGTGTCGGGGAGCCCGTCGCACACTATCTGACCCCGCCGCCCTCCAGCGGGGCGGAACCGCAGACCGCCGGGGCCGCGAGCGCCGCCATGGAGTACTCCTTCTTCCACTGGACCCTGACCCCGTGGGCGATCTACGGGATCGTGGGCCTGGCCCTGGGGTACGCGAGCTTCCGCAAGGGCCGGGGCAACCGGCTGAGCGCCGTGTTCGTGCCCCTGATCGGCGAGCGCCGGGCGAACGGCGTCTTCGGGAAGGTCCTGGACCTGCTCGCCGTCTTCGCCACGGTCTTCGGCACCGCGACGAGCCTGGGGCTCGGCGCCCTGCAGATCGCCATCGGACTCGACCTGACGGCGGACGTCGGCCGGAGCACCGGTGTCGAGCTGGTGGTCATCGCCGTGCTCAGTGTGGCGTTCGTGGTCTCCGCCTTCACCGGTCTGCACGGCGGCGTGAAGTGGCTCAGCTCGATCAACCTCGTCGTCGCGGCGATCCTCATGGTCTTCGTCTTCTTCGCGGGTCCGACCGTCTACCTCCTGGACGTGCTGCCGTCCTCGGTCGGCGGCTATCTGGACCAGCTCCTCCCGATGGCCTCGCGCACGGGCGCGTTCGGCGACCAGGACTGGCTGGGCACCTGGACGATCTTCTACTGGGCCTGGTGGCTGTCCTGGGCCCCCTTCGTCGGCACCTTCATCGCCCGCATCTCCAAGGGCCGCACGATCCGCGAGTTCCTCCTCGCCGTGCTGCTCATCCCGAGCGGGGCGACCGCCCTGTGGTTCGTGGTGCTCGGCGGCACCGGTATCCGGCTCGCGGAGACGGGCGTCGTCGACATGGCCGAGAAGGCGAAGGAGGGGACGGAGGCGACCCTGTTCGCCATGCTCGACGCCCTGCCGGCCGGCACGGTGACGGCCTGGGCCGCGATGATCCTGATCATGATGTACTTCGTCACCAGCGCGGATTCCGCCTCGCTGGTCATGGGCTCGCTGACCAGCCGGGGCGCCCTGCACCCGCGGCGCTGGCTCGTCGTCACCTGGGGGCTCCTCATGGCGGCGGTCGCCGCCGCCCTGTTGGTGGCCGGCGGACTGGAGTCCCTGCAGAGCGCGACGATCCTGGTGGCGCTGCCCTTCGTCGTGGTGATGCTCTTCCTCTGCTGGTCCCTGCTGCGGGAGTTGCGCACCGACCCCGGCGGCGGCCCCAAGCGCAGCGAGGGTCTGCACGGGATGCGCGACGCCGTGCGCGTCATGGTCGGCGAGGAGCTGGGCAACCAGCCGGAGACGCGCCACCACCGTCTCCGCCGCGCGGCCGCCGCCCGGACCACCGGCGCCGAGGACGGCCGGGACCCGGAGAGCCGACGGTGAGGCCCGTCGCGGCGCGCCCCTGCCGCGGCGCCCGAGCTGCGCGCCCCGGCCGCGGTCACCCTGGTGCGGGCTTTCGGCATCTTCCTGCCCGCGCGGCGGCCCTCCGCGCACCCGGTGCTCCTGGCGAGCGGTGCGGACGCCGGAACCTCCCGGACGCCCGCCTTCCTCCCCCGCCGAGTCGTCCGGCCGGACCGTACGGCACGATGGGTCGCCGTCGACAGGCCCCTGAGCCACCCCGTGCCACCTGGAGGAACCCCGTGACCGCCGAGTCCGCCGCCGCTTCCGCTTCCGCCGCCGGACCCGCGCGCCCCGCCGGTTCCGGCGGGCCCGCGCCGGAGATCCTCGCCGCGTTCGAGGCCGCCAAGGGCTTCATGCCGGTCCACGAGGGGCTCGCCCTGTACGCGGCGGCGACCGAGGCCGGCACGCTCGGGCTGCCCCTGCTGGAGGTGGGCACGTACTGCGGGCGGTCCGCCATCCTGCTCGCGGACGCCGCGCGGGCGGCCGGGGTCAGCGCGCTGACCGTGGACCACCACCGCGGCAGCGAGGAGCAGCAGCCGGGCTGGGAGTACCACGACCCGAGCGTGGTGGACCCCGAGGTCGGGCTGATGGACACCCTGCCGACGTTCCGCCGCACCCTTCGGCGGGCCGGCCTGGAGGACCACGTCGTGGCGCTCGTCGGCCGCTCCCCGCAGATCGCCGCCGTGTGGGGCGGGCCCCTCGGGCTCGTCTTCGTCGACGGCGGGCACACCGACGAGCACGCGAACGCGGACTACGAGGGCTGGGCCCCGCATCTCGCCGAGGGCGGGTTCCTGGTGATCCACGACGTGTTCCCCGACCCCGCGGACGGCGGGCAGGCCCCCTACCGGATCTACCGGCGGGCCCTGGCCTCCGGGGCGTTCACCGAGGTGTCGGCCACGGACTCGCTGCGCGTGCTGCGCCGCACCGGGACCGGCGTCTGAGCGGTCCGGACGGGGCGCCGCGGGCCCACGAGGGCCGGGCTCCGGGAGACCGGACGGTCCGGCGCGCCGGGCCGGGGACCGGGGGGCCGGCCGGTCCGCCGCGCCGCACCGGGAGCCGGTGTCCGGGCGGTCCGGACGGCCCTGATGGGTAGCATCGCCGCGTGCCGTACGACGACAGCCCTCCCCCCACCCGCCGCGCCCGGTCCCTGACCGTGGCCGCCGCGCTGGCCGCCGTATGCCTGACCGCCGCCGGATGCGGCGGAGGCCCGGAATCCGACGGGTCCGACGCGGCCCCGCCCCGGTCCGGCGCACGCGCGGCCTCCCCCGCCCCCTCGGAGCCCTCGGGTTCCGGTCGCCCCTCCACTCCGGCTTCCGCGAAGCCGTTGCCGAAGGGCCCGCTCACCGGCCGGACCGTGGTGATCGATCCGGGGCACAATCCCGGCAACCGCGACCACACGCGGGAGATCGGCGAACAGGTCGACATCGGCACCGGCCGCAAGGAGTGCGATACGACCGGCACGTCCACGGACGACGGTTACGCGGAGGCCCGGTTCACCCTCGACGTCTCCCACCGGCTGCGCGCCCTGCTGGAAGCCGAGGGGGCGCGGGTGCGGCTGACGCACGACGCGGACCGCCCGTTCGGGCCGTGCGTCGACGAGCGGGCCCGGATCGGCAACGAGGCGGAGGCCGACGCGGTGGTCTCCGTGCACGCCGACGGATCGGCCGTGGGCAACCGGGGCTTCCATGTGATCCTGCCCGCGCGGGTGAAGGGCGGCGGGGCCGACACCGCGCCCATCGTGAAGAGTTCGGCCGATCTCGGCGCGAGGATCGCGGGACACTTCGCCCGCACGACCGGAAGCGCGCCTTCCAATTACGTCGGCGGAAAGACCGGTCTGGACACCCGTGACGATCTCGGCGGACTGAATCTGTCGACCGTGCCCAAAGTGTTCGTGGAATGCGGCAATATGCGTGACCCGCAGGACGCCGCGCTGCTCACCAGCGAGAGTTGGCGGCAGAAGGCGGCCCGGGGGATGGCCGACGGAATCAGCGGCTATCTGAAGGGGTAGTTCTGCGGCGATATCGGGGGGATACCCGATCACGATCCGGGTTCGGGAGCAACCCGCCCGGCCAGACGATAGATTCATCCGTACGATGGGGAGCCGCTCCCGAGCTTCGAGCCGCACCGGCGGCAGCGACGACCGCCCCGACGAGACGACCGACTAAGGACCTTCACGTGAATATCCGATCCCTCACTCGAGGTGACGGCGTGGTGATCGGAGCAGCGGTCGTGCTGTTCATCGCCTCTTTCCTCGACTACTCCAGCTACTGCCCGCAGGGCATCGACTGCTCCAAGATCGACAATCCCAACGCCTGGGACTCGCTCGGCCTCCTGATGAGCGTCTTCCTCGCCGGCGTCATCGCCGCGGCGCTGGTGGTCGTCAGCCGTGCGATGCCGGGCCGCAAGGTGGCCTGGCTCGACCTCGGCCAGCTCGGTGCCGCGCTCTCGTTGTTCACCCTGTGGACCGCTTTCTGGACGATCCTCGACATCAGCAACGCGGGCGCCGGCCTGATCCTCGGCCTCCTCGCCTCCATCGTGCTGGCCGCGGGCGCGATCGCCGGACCGCTGGTGCCGTTCCTCAAGGCCCCGCTGCTCAGCCCGGCCGCCCCGGCGCAGGGCATCCAGGGTGGTCAGGCCCCGTACGGCGCGCAGCCCAGCCAGGGCTACGGCTACCCGGGCGCCCAGCAGCAGCCCTACGGCGCGCAGCCGAGCCAGGGGTACGGCTACCCCGGTGGCGTCCAGCAGGGTCAGCCCTCCCAGGGCGACCCGGCGCACGCACAGCAGGCCCAGGCCTCGCAGCCCTCGCAGGGCGGCGCGGCCCCGGCGGGCGACTTCACCCCGTTCTGGTTCGCCGTCCCGGTGGCCCGCCCGCTGTACGGCGAGGACGGTTCGCCGAACCCGATCGCCGAGCTGGCTCCGGGCACCTGGTATCTCGCGGTGGAGCAGCGCGGCCAGAGCCTGATCGCCCAGACGCAGGACGGCCGTCGTGGTGTCCTCCAGGACACCACGGGCATCCAGCGCGGCTGATCCCCGGCCACACCTCGCGGCCCCTCGCCCTTCCGGGCGGGGGGCCGTCGACGTACACGTCCACCCCGCGCCTCCTCGCCCGACACGGCTGTGGCGCGCGGGGCCGGTGACGGAGCCGCCGGTCACCGCGCCCGGACCCGCGCACACGGCGGGTCCGGGCGGGGCCCGGTGGCCGGACCGGTCACCGCTTCCGGCTCAGCCGAAGGACGAGCGGTCCAGCCAGAAGTCCAGGAGCGCGGCGTCACCGAGCACCTCCACGCGCGAACTGGTCGGCTCCAGGCGGCGGTTGAAGACGAGCATCAGATCGGTGAGCGAACCGCGCAGCGCGACGGTCGCCTTCTCGTGCGCGTGCCGCCAGGTGAAGCGGTCGTCGGCGAACTCGATCAGCCACTCCGCACCGGGAACGTCGGTGGCGTGCAGGTGCAACGAGCGCCCGCCGCCCCGCAGTTCGTCAGCCTCGGGGTCACCGTTCTCCTGGGCGAAGGAGACGATGCGCAGCCACTCCTCGATGGTGTCGGCGGCCACCTCGGCGGCCACCGTGTACGGGGCGCGGGCGGCGAGCGCCGCGTCGGCCCGGTGCACCACGGTCTCGTGCGTCATGCGCCGCGCCCAGAACGCCGTACGCCGCTCCCACGCCCAGGTCCACACCTCGGCGTCCGGGCCCGCCTCCCGGAGCGCGGCGACGGTGGCGGCCGCCCCCTCGGCGAGCCAGGCGTCCAGCGCGGCCGGGTCGTCGCCGTCCGGCCCCTCGGCGCCGGGCACCTTCCCCTCGGGAACGTCCTCGGCCGCCCGGGTGCGGACGATCTCACCGACCCAGCGGTGCGCGCCGCCGACGTGCACGGCCAGCTCCCGCAGGGTCCAGTCGGGGCAGGTGGGAACGGTGGCGGTGAGATCGGCGCCGGACAGCACCGCGCGCAGGGCGTCGGTCTGGGCCAGGATCTCGTCGCAGTAGCGGTCGTGGGAAAGAAGCGTCATGCGGCGCACCCTAACCGGCGCCGGCCGGGTCGATCATCCGCATTACCCGTAGGCCGGCCATCCGGAAGGACGGGGTGGCGGCCGCCCCGCTCCCACCGGCCCGCCGCCCGCACGGGTTTCACCCTGCGTAAAGCGGCAACCAGAGTTCCATGTCTCCCAGAACCCGTTCAGGAAGCAGTTCAGCGGCACGTGTCATCGCCGTGGTGGCCGACATCCTGGCCTTCATCATCATCCTCTGGATCCTGATGTACCTGCTGGACGCCAACCGGGGCAACGACTTCGTGCAGTGGGTGCACGACGCGGCCCGCTGGCTGGCGGGCTGGTCGTACGACCTGTTCACGTTCGACCGGGCGTGGGCGAACGTCGTCGCCGGCTACGGTCTCGCGGCCGTGGTCTACCTCTTCATCGGCCACGCCGTGGCGGGCCGGCTCCGTCGCGGCTGACCCTTCGTCCCGCGCGCTGCGGGCCCGGTCCGGGCCCGCACCGCGCGGTGTTCAGCGGCAGCAGTCCGGCTCCAGGCCGACCGGCAGCCGTTCGCCCCCGAAGACAGCGGTGGTCGCCTCGTCCCCCCCGAGCGCGGCCACCGCGAGCAGCAGGGAGCCCGCCGTCCAGGTGGTCAACTCCTCGGGCCAGAAGGCCCGGTTGCCCTCGAAGACGTACCCCGTCCAGTACAACCCGCCCTCGGCGCGCAGGTGCTGGATCGACTGGAGGACCTCCAGCGCCCGGTCCGACTCCCCCGTCACCCAGAGGGCGAGGGCCAGTTCGCAGCTCTCGCCGCCGGTCACCCAGGGGTTGGGCAGCACGCACCGCACCCCGAGGCCGGGGACGACGAAGCGGTCCCAGCCCTCCTGGATGCGGGCGGTGGCCTCGGCCCCGGTGACCGCGCCCCCGAGGACCGGGTAGTACCAGTCCATCGAGTAGCGGTTCTTGTCGAGGAAGCGCTCGGGGTGGCTGCGGATCGCGTGTGCCAGCGCCCCGGTGGCCAACTCCCAGTCGGGCTGAGGCTCTTCACGCCGCTCGGCGATGGCCAGCGCACAGCGCAGCGCCTGGTGGATCGAGGAGGAGCCGGTCAGCAGCGCGTCGTTCACGGGCGTGCC
Proteins encoded in this window:
- a CDS encoding prenyltransferase, with translation MSTPERTEHLVLPGVLTADQATETIAALAAVQREDGALPWFRGHHLDPWDHTEAAMALDAAGEHEAAARAYEWLARNQNADGSWYAAYHDGDPHRPTDRSLESNFVAYAAVGVWHHYLATGDEAFVDRMWPMVFAAVEFVLRLQQPGGQIGWKREPDGTPVNDALLTGSSSIHQALRCALAIAERREEPQPDWELATGALAHAIRSHPERFLDKNRYSMDWYYPVLGGAVTGAEATARIQEGWDRFVVPGLGVRCVLPNPWVTGGESCELALALWVTGESDRALEVLQSIQHLRAEGGLYWTGYVFEGNRAFWPEELTTWTAGSLLLAVAALGGDEATTAVFGGERLPVGLEPDCCR
- a CDS encoding maleylpyruvate isomerase family mycothiol-dependent enzyme, which encodes MTLLSHDRYCDEILAQTDALRAVLSGADLTATVPTCPDWTLRELAVHVGGAHRWVGEIVRTRAAEDVPEGKVPGAEGPDGDDPAALDAWLAEGAAATVAALREAGPDAEVWTWAWERRTAFWARRMTHETVVHRADAALAARAPYTVAAEVAADTIEEWLRIVSFAQENGDPEADELRGGGRSLHLHATDVPGAEWLIEFADDRFTWRHAHEKATVALRGSLTDLMLVFNRRLEPTSSRVEVLGDAALLDFWLDRSSFG
- a CDS encoding N-acetylmuramoyl-L-alanine amidase, with product MPYDDSPPPTRRARSLTVAAALAAVCLTAAGCGGGPESDGSDAAPPRSGARAASPAPSEPSGSGRPSTPASAKPLPKGPLTGRTVVIDPGHNPGNRDHTREIGEQVDIGTGRKECDTTGTSTDDGYAEARFTLDVSHRLRALLEAEGARVRLTHDADRPFGPCVDERARIGNEAEADAVVSVHADGSAVGNRGFHVILPARVKGGGADTAPIVKSSADLGARIAGHFARTTGSAPSNYVGGKTGLDTRDDLGGLNLSTVPKVFVECGNMRDPQDAALLTSESWRQKAARGMADGISGYLKG
- a CDS encoding class I SAM-dependent methyltransferase → MPVHEGLALYAAATEAGTLGLPLLEVGTYCGRSAILLADAARAAGVSALTVDHHRGSEEQQPGWEYHDPSVVDPEVGLMDTLPTFRRTLRRAGLEDHVVALVGRSPQIAAVWGGPLGLVFVDGGHTDEHANADYEGWAPHLAEGGFLVIHDVFPDPADGGQAPYRIYRRALASGAFTEVSATDSLRVLRRTGTGV
- a CDS encoding DUF5336 domain-containing protein, with the protein product MNIRSLTRGDGVVIGAAVVLFIASFLDYSSYCPQGIDCSKIDNPNAWDSLGLLMSVFLAGVIAAALVVVSRAMPGRKVAWLDLGQLGAALSLFTLWTAFWTILDISNAGAGLILGLLASIVLAAGAIAGPLVPFLKAPLLSPAAPAQGIQGGQAPYGAQPSQGYGYPGAQQQPYGAQPSQGYGYPGGVQQGQPSQGDPAHAQQAQASQPSQGGAAPAGDFTPFWFAVPVARPLYGEDGSPNPIAELAPGTWYLAVEQRGQSLIAQTQDGRRGVLQDTTGIQRG
- a CDS encoding BCCT family transporter, with product MSTENAHVPPDQSPSGPTNAAADAAAGTDSSPDRVVVSLGALGVIGVVLWAAFGKHSFESASNAALPWVLDNFAWLFVIAADVFLVLCLVIAFSRFGRIRLSRDDSPPEFSDFSWIAMMFSAGMGIGLIFYGVGEPVAHYLTPPPSSGAEPQTAGAASAAMEYSFFHWTLTPWAIYGIVGLALGYASFRKGRGNRLSAVFVPLIGERRANGVFGKVLDLLAVFATVFGTATSLGLGALQIAIGLDLTADVGRSTGVELVVIAVLSVAFVVSAFTGLHGGVKWLSSINLVVAAILMVFVFFAGPTVYLLDVLPSSVGGYLDQLLPMASRTGAFGDQDWLGTWTIFYWAWWLSWAPFVGTFIARISKGRTIREFLLAVLLIPSGATALWFVVLGGTGIRLAETGVVDMAEKAKEGTEATLFAMLDALPAGTVTAWAAMILIMMYFVTSADSASLVMGSLTSRGALHPRRWLVVTWGLLMAAVAAALLVAGGLESLQSATILVALPFVVVMLFLCWSLLRELRTDPGGGPKRSEGLHGMRDAVRVMVGEELGNQPETRHHRLRRAAAARTTGAEDGRDPESRR